Proteins encoded by one window of Nicotiana tabacum cultivar K326 chromosome 10, ASM71507v2, whole genome shotgun sequence:
- the LOC142164969 gene encoding uncharacterized protein LOC142164969 → MGHVPMAVLRRIFTLNNKCSITLDHCSICPLARQVRLPFSHSSNSRVVAPFELIHIDVWGPYKISTYNGMNYFLIFMDDFSIWTWVFMMRVKSDVSAFRSNNESEFFNNICGCFCYATTLPKQDKFSLRATPSVLLGYGTFQKDYKLYSIEHKTVFISRDVLFHENIFPFYSQAMDQDFSFPVISIPSAPPEDSVPIPSNHPQAINSSEITVFDNAESASLTTDSSSSSTPVSIPDSGLPLVSNLEPPHRKSGRVSKPLIWLKDFVVPGKDVAACLYPLSSVVNYDTLTPRYQSFLTKFSADIKPQTYAQAAKDPKWIEAMQAKLQALEANNTWEVDV, encoded by the exons ATGGGTCATGTACCTATGGCAGTTTTAAGAAGAATTTTTACCTTGAACAATAAGTGTAGCATTACATTAGATCATTGTAGCATATGTCCATTGGCTAGACAAGTTAGATTACCATTTTCTCATAGTAGTAATAGTAGAGTTGTTGCACCTTTTGAATTGATTCATATAGATGTTTGGGGGCCTTACAAAATTTCCACTTACAATGGCATGAACTACTTTCTcatttttatggatgatttctccatATGGACATGGGTTTTTATGATGCGCGTGAAGTCTGATGTGTCAGCATTTAGGTCTAACAATGAGTCAGAGTTTTTCAATAATATCTGTG GGTGTTTTTGTTATGCAACAACATTACCTAAGCAGGATAAATTCAGTCTTAGAGCTACTCCTTCTGTGCTACTTGGCTATGGAACTTTTCAGAAAGATTATAAGCTATATAGCATTGAGCACAAGACAGTCTTTATTAGCAGAGATGTTCTCTTTCATGAGAACATCTTTCCCTTCTATTCCCAGGCCATGGACCAAGACTTCTCCTTTCCGGTTATATCCATCCCTTCTGCTCCACCAGAAGATTCTGTTCCCATTCCATCAAACCATCCACAAGCAATAAATTCATCAGAAATAACAGTCTTTGATAATGCAGAATCAGCTTCCCTCACTAcagattcatcttcttcttctactcCTGTATCTATTCCTGATTCAGGACTACCACTAGTTTCTAATCTAGAACCACCACACAGAAAATCTGGAAGGGTGTCTAAGCCACTTATTTGGTTGAAGGACTTTGTTGTTCCTGGCAAAGATGTTGCTGCTTGTCTCTATCCACTGTCTAGTGTTGTTAACTATGATACTCTAACACCAAGGTATCAAAGTTTTCTCACCAAGTTTTCTGCTGATATTAAGCCTCAGACCTATGCACAGGCTGCCAAGGATCCTAAATGGATTGAGGCTATGCAAGCTAAACTACAAGCTTTGGAAGCTAACAATACCTGGGAG GTGGATGTATAA
- the LOC142164970 gene encoding uncharacterized protein LOC142164970 has protein sequence MAVDDTTTQNVIVIDHNHPMYLHASDTPSSLSIGMPLIGMENYTLWRHAMEVSLLTRNKLGFVDGTITRDTYGQNFVNHWDRCNAMVKSWIMNNVSRDLLSGVLFRSSAHTIWEDLRERFDRVTTSRMFYLHKEIFTLTHGTSSISVYYSKLKDLWDEYDSLMPPPSCECAKSKEYANHLQYQRLLQFLMVLNDGYSQARNQILMNLMFLMLIKHMRCCFKMRVKNW, from the coding sequence ATGGCGGTGGATGATACTACTACACAAAATGTGATTGTAATTGATCACAATCACCCTATGTatttgcatgcttctgatactcCGAGCTCGCTTTCGATCGGAATGCCTCTGATCGGAATGGAGAATTACACTCTATGGCGACATGCCATGGAAGTTTCTTTGCTCACCAGAAACAAACTAGGCTTTGTTGATGGAACAATTACTAGAGACACTTATGGACAAAATTTTGTTAATCACTGGGATCGCTGCAATGCCATGGTAAAATCATGGATAATGAATAATGTTAGTCGAGATCTGCTTAGTGGAGTGTTATTTCGTTCTAGTGCTCACACTATTTGGGAGGATTTGCGAGAGCGTTTTGATAGGGTGACAACATCTCGCATGTTCTATCTACATAAAGAAATTTTCACATTAACACATGGAACTTCTTCTATTTCTGTGTATTACTCTAAATTGAAGGACCTATGGGATGAGTATGACTCATTGATGCCACCTCCTTCATGTGAATGTGCAAAATCTAAGGAGTATGCTAATCATCTGCAATATCAGCGCTTGTTACAGTTTCTTATGGTCCTTAATGATGGATATAGTCAAGCACGCAACCAGATTTTAATGAATCTCATGTTCCTAATGTTAATCAAGCATATGCGATGTTGCTTCAAGATGAGAGTCAAAAACTGGTAG
- the LOC107821845 gene encoding non-classical arabinogalactan protein 30-like — protein MKMKAVNFMVAAASLIVVFSNFMNVAQAFEGMDVIHVAGKVLCQDCTQGWNEWVDGAKPIKGSIVSLTCLDERRRVMYYGSDLTDEAGKFDLITNTTCYGKTIKPQNCFLRLVSSPDPVCNIATDFAGGKSGIKLHRPTVIYRDLLKYVLGTFYYTTPMCDEPDTNDDDNLESDDEGKGNNY, from the exons ATGAAGATGAAGGCTGTTAATTTCATGGTGGCTGCAGCTTCATTAATTGTGGTGTTTTCTAATTTCATGAACGTTGCACAAGCCTTTGAAGGAATGGATGTAATACATGTTGCTGGCAAAGTTCTTTGTCAAGATTGTACTCAGGGTTGGAATGAATGGGTTGATGGTGCCAAACCCATCAAAG GTAGTATAGTATCACTTACATGCCTAGATGAGAGGAGAAGAGTAATGTATTATGGAAGTGACCTTACAGATGAAGCTGGAAAATTTGACTTGATTACAAACACAACTTGTTATGGCAAAACCATTAAACCTCAAAATTGCTTTTTGAGATTGGTTTCTTCACCTGATCCTGTTTGTAACATTGCCACTGACTTCGCCGGAGGAAAGTCCGGTATAAAACTCCACCGTCCGACGGTGATTTACAGGGATTTGCTCAAATATGTACTTGGTACTTTCTATTACACAACTCCTATGTGTGATGAACCTGATACTAATGATGATGATAATTTGGAGTCTGATGATGAAGGCAAAGGAAACAACTATTAA